ACGAGGCCGGTGCCCACGTTGGGATCGGCCTTGTCGAGGGAGCCCACGTTCCGGGGGTTCTCGTAGTGGTCGACGACCTTGTCGCTGTACGCCATGTCCTTCTTCCTTCCGATACGCAGAGGGGCGGGTTTTCGGCCCGGCCCTAGTGCGCCGACCATTCGATCGACTTCAGGTCGATCCCATCCTTCGCCATCTCATAGAGCGGCGACATGTCGCGCAGCCGCTTCACCTTCTCGACCACCAGCTTCGCCACGTGATCCACCTCTTCCTCGGTGTTGAACCGACCGAGGCCGAAGCGGATCGAGGTGTGGGCCAGGTCCTCCTCGACGCCGCACGCCCGGAGGACGTGGGAGGGCTCGAGGGAGGCCGAGGTGCACGCGGAGCCGGACGAGACCGCCACGTCCTTCAGCGCCATCATCATCCCCTCGCCTTCCACGAAGGCGAAGGAGAGGTTCAGGTTCCCGTCCAGGCGGTGCTCGGGGTGGCCGTTCAGGTAGACCATGTCGAGGCCGCCGACGATCTGCTGCTGCAGGCGGTCCCGCAGGGCGCGGACCCGGGCGGACTCCTCCACCATCTCCCGCTGCGCGATCTCCGCGGCCATGCCGAAGCCCACGACGCCGGGCACGTTGATCGTCCCCGACCTCATGCCGCGCTCGTGGCCGCCGCCGTCGATGAGGCCCGTGAGCCGGACCCGCGGCCGGCGCCGCACCCAGAGCGCGCCGACGCCCTTGGGCCCGTACATCTTGTGGGCCGAGAGCGAGGCGAGGTCGATGTTGCACTCGTTGACGTCGAGGGCGACCTTCCCCGCGGCCTGGGCGGCATCCACATGGAAGAACACGCCCTTCTCCCGGGTGATCGCGCCGATCTCCCGGATGGGGTGGATGGTGCCGATCTCGTTGTTGGCCGCCATCACCGAGACGAGGACCGTGCGATCCGTGATCGCCGCCCGGACGGCCTCGGGATCCAGGCGCCCGTGCTTGTCCACGTCGAGGAAGGTCACCTCGCAGCCGGAACGTTCCAGCCGCTTGCAGGTGTCCAACACCGCCTTGTGCTCCGTCTTGGCGGTGATGACATGGTTGCCACGATCCTTGTAGAATTCCGTGATGCCCTTGAGGGCCAGGTTGATCGACTCGGTCGCACCGGAGGTCCAGACGATCTCTTTACCGGAGCCGCCGATGAGGGCGGCCACCCTCTCGCGTGCCTGCTCGGACGCCTCCTCCGCGGCCCAGCCGAAGGGGTGGCTACGGGAGGCGGCGTTTCCGAAGTGCTCGGTGAGGTAGGGCATCATGGCCTCGAGCACCCGCGGATCGAGGGGCGTCGTGGCATGATTGTCCATGTAGATCGGAGTCTTCACCATTGACCGTCCTGCTGCCCGAGCCGAAAAAGTAGGAAATCGTCAATTTCGCGGGCGTTATAAGAAGCGTGGCAACCCAGCGTCAAGGGATTGGCCGGCCGTTCGGAGCCTCGTCGTGCGCTCGTCCGGGTTCGCCCTTAGATACGTTCCGTAACGTTACCTTGTCAAGCCGAGAGAGCAACATGCGAAGCGCCGTACTTCTTCTCGTGGGCGGTCTGGCCAGCGCTGGAGCGGTCCTTTTCCTTCCGGATCTCATGGGTCAGGGCCTCTCCTCCCATCAGCTCGACGCCTCCGCCCTGTCGTCCGGAATCCTCGGCGCCCTGGCAGTGGCCTGGCTCGGGGGCGTCCTCACCAGCCTCACCCCCTGCGTCTATCCGCTGATCCCGATCACCCTGGGCGTCTTCGGCGCCAGGCAGGCGGGCAGCCGGCTGAAGTCCTTCGGCCTGGTCACCACCTACGTCCTCGGGATGGCGGCGATGTTCTCCGGGCTCGGCTTCGCGGCCGCCTCGTCGGGCAAGGCCTTCGGCACGATCCTCGCGAACCCCTGGGTCCTCGTGGGGCTGGCGACCTTCTTCGCAGTCATGGCCTCCAGCATGTTCGGCGCCTTCGAGCTGGCCGTGCCCCAGGGGCTCGCCCAGCGTCTCAACCGGGTGGGCGGCACCGGCTTCGGCGGCGCCTTCGCCATGGGCCTGGTCGCCGGCGTGGTCGCGGCCCCCTGCACCGGGCCCGTGCTCGCCTCCCTCCTCACCGTCGTGGCCTCCAGCGGCCAGCCGGTCTTCGGCCTCCTCCTCCTCTTCACCTACGCCCTCGGGGTCGGCCTCCCCTTCTTCCTCCTGGGCGGCTTCTCCGTCTCGCTGCCCAGGAGCGGCGCGTGGATGGACGGCGTGAAGAGCGTCTTCGGCGTGGCCCTCCTGGCGATGGCCTTCCTCTACCTGCGGGACGCCCTCCCGGCGCTCCGGGAGATCTTCCGCGGCCTGTCGCCGCACGCCCTGGCCGGGCCGGCGATCGTCCTGGTGGGCGTCCTCCTCGGCGCGATCCACCTCTCCTTCCACGGCGGCGCCCGCGAGCGGATCCTGAAGGGAGCTGGTGTCGCCCTGGTCGTGGCCGGCCTCGTGCTGCGGCTCGGCGCCTCCTCGGGCGCAGAAGGCGTGGAGTGGAGCGGCGACTACCACGGCGCCCTCGCCCAGGCCCGCGCCGAGGGCAAGCCCGTGATCATCGACTTCTATGCGGACTGGTGCGCCGCCTGCAAAGAGCTCGACAAGTTCACCTACACCGACGCGCGGGTGATGGATGAGGCGGCGCGCTTCGTGACCGTGAAGGTCGACGGCACCCACGAGGACAAGCAGATCCAGGCGCTCTACGATCAGTACGGGATCCAGGGCCTGCCGACGGTCGTCTTCCTCGACTCGACGGGTGAGACGCTCCCCTCCCCCCGGGTGACCGGCTTCGTGGAGGCCGGCAACTTCCTCGAGCTGATGAAGGGCGTTCGTTAGCGGAAGGCGTGCCGGGAGCGGTCTTGGACCGGCTCCCGGCTACTCCTCTTCGAGATCCTCGTCGGGAGCCGCCGGGTTCGGCGCGGGCGGGGCGTCGGCCTGAGGCTGGGCTCCCGCCTGCCAGGCCAGGAAGAGCGGCTGCCCCTCGGCATGCAGGCCCGCGGGCACGTAAGCCAGAACGTAGCCGGGGGGCGGCGCTCCGGGCGGAAACACGCCGGGCGGCTGGGCCCCGGCGGGGAACACTGCCGGCGGCTGGGCCGCGCCGGGGAACACACCCTGCGGCTGCAAGCCCTGAGGAAGCACGCCCGGGGGAAGCACGCCCGGCGGCTGCGCCCCCGCCTGAGCCCGGGGCCGCGTGGCCTGGGACGGCTCGTGACCGTGATGCTCGCGTTCCTGGGCCTCGAAGTCGATCACCCGGGTCGTGAGGAGGGAGAGCGGATCCGAAGCGTCGAGCTGGCGCCACTTCAGCTCGTCGGCGCGGCCCCCGTAGGCGCGCGCGATCGCGCGTCGCACGCCGAACTCGGTGCAGACGATCGGCGTGACCCGACCCCCGAGCCGGAATCGGATCAGGTCCAGCTTGCCGAGGTCCGCCGGATCCGCCATCGCCACGAACGTGGCCCCGTCGCGCTCGGCGACCGGGAGGGCCAGGAGTCGCAGGGCCAGGTTCTGCGGAAAGCGCGCCAGGAGCTCGGGAGGGGGAACCGCCTCGAGCAGCCTCTCGTCCGTGATGTAGGAGACGCCGAGCTGACCCGCCAGGAGCTGCAGCACGGAGCGCACCGGCGCGAAGTCCAGCGTCGCGGCCCACTCGCCCAGGCGGCCCCCCTCCTGGCGCTGCCGGGCCAGGAGGGTCTGGAGCTGCGCCTCGGTGATCAGCCGGGCGTCGATCATGAGCTCGCCGATGCGCTTGCGGCCGCCGGCGCGAAGCTGCGCCTCCTCGGGAGGACGTGCGGAGCGGGACGGCTGGCCCGCCCCCGGGGCGGACTCGAGCGGAAAGCCGGGGCCCAGGTCGCGATCGAGGGGGACCCGGTCTGGGAAGAGCCGCCCCATCCGCCGCGCCATCGCCTCCCGGCCCACCCGCCAGCCCTTCGCCTGGAGCACGCCGTGGAGCGCATGGGAGAGCTCGCTCGCGTGGGGATAGCGCGCAGCCGGATCCCGCGCGAGGGTCCTCCGGAGGATCGGCTTCAGCTCGGCGGGCGCACCGGGCGGGAGCTCGAGGGTCTTCTCGTCGTGGTGGGCGATGCGGGCGAGCGTGCTCCCCGCGTCGCGCGCCGAGCCGAAGAGCGGCCGCCCCGCGAGGATCTCGAAGAGCAACACGCCGTTGAGGAAGACATCGCTCGCGTGGCTCGCGGTCACGCCATGGAGGAGCTCGGGGGCCAGGTAGCCCACCTTGCCCTTGAGGAGGTTCCCCTGGGTGACGTCGCGGCCGTCGGCAGCCTTCGCCACGCCGAAGTCTGCGAGCTTCACCTCGCCCTTCATCGAGAGCAACACGTTCGACGGGTTGACGTCGCGGTGAACGAGGCGGAGCGGCGTTCCGTCGGGGCCCACCGCGTCCCAGGCGTAGGCGAGGGCGTCGGCCACCAGCGCGGCGATGTGGATCGCCTCCGGGGGGCCCAGCGGGAGATCCAGCGTCGCCGCCGCGTTCAGGACCCGGCGGAGATCCTCGCCGTCCACCAGCTCCATCACGAGGTAGGGATGGTTCGCGGCGGTGCCGAGATCGAGGACCTGCACCACGTTCGAATGGACGAGCTGGACGCAGATCCGCGCCTCGCGGAGGAAGGCTTCGGCGCTCTTGGGATCAGCCGCGAGGGCGGGGAGCAGGCGCTTGATCGCGACCGGCTTCTCGAAGCCGCCCGTCCCGACCCGCTTGCCGAGGAAGACCTCGGCCATTCCGCCGACCGCGAGCCTGCGGATGATCTGATAGCTCCCCACCGACGACCCCAGCTCAGGTAGGGCAGCAGGATACCAGCTTCGAGAGGGAGACGATATTTCGTTTCGGCCGGAAAGGGCCGACGTGACGACGGACCATTGCCGTCGTCACGTGTTTGACGCTCGCCTGTGTGAAGCGATCAGCCCTTCACGACGCGCGCGAAGATCTCCTTCGCCTTGGACATCGCGTCGGCGGGCATCTTCGGGTGCAGCTCGAGCATGTACACGCCCTCGACCTGGTAGAGGTTCTTGTACTGCTCCGTTCCAGGCATCTTCATGTAGGCGTCGAAGCACGTCTTCACGCGCTTCTCGTCCTCGTAGGTGGCGAGCGTCGCGTAGCCGCCGTCGACCTCGATCTTGGTGCGCTCCTTCACGGCGCACTCGTCCTCGAGGCCGCCGAGCTTGTCCGGCATGAGGCTGTGGACCATGGTCACCTTGAAGCCGGCCTTGCCGAGCTCCGCCTCGAGGACCTTGATCTTCTCGGACTTCTCGTCGTCCTTCGCCGCGACCGGATCCCAGGTGTCCTTGGCGGCCTCGGCGTCCTTGCCGGACTCCTCCGCCTTCTGGGCCTCCTTGGGGGCCTCGGTGGGCTCTGCGGGCTTCGCGACGACGAGGCCGTCGGTCTTGGTTGCGGTCGGCTGGGCCGGGGCGGCGTCGGTGCTCTTGCTGCACCCCGCAAGGGCGGAGAGGACGACGGCCGCGGAGATCACGAGAAGGGTCTTGCGCATGGCTGCTCCTGCCATCGGGCGAAGCCCGAATGGTGATTAATGAAAAATACCTATCATGACGCAGCCAATGAGAGCTCGTGAAAATTCACGAGCTCTCGCGGAGCCGAAGGCGGAGCAACGGAAAAGCGCGATCGCGCGAAGCGCGGCGAAGAAGTCGGGCCCGCTCCTGCGGGACCGATTTCTTCGAACGCTCTGCGCCAAGAATTACAGATAGAAGCGGTCCGAAACCCCTGCCGTGAGGCTCAGGATCGCGCTCCAACCCACCACCTGATCCACCTTGTCCGCGATCTCGTCGGGCCGGCGGCCGAGGAGTCCCGCCGAGGCCGAGCACGCGTAGACCGTGCAGTGTCCGGATGCGCGCGCCACTTCGAGCAGGGCGGCCGCGGTCGGGTAGCCGCCCTCGAAGGCGTCCTCCGCCGCTTCGGCGGCGCGCTCGAGCCCGGGCGGCGGCGAAAACGCCGGCGTCGAGAAGCCTCCGTCGACGAAGCGCTCGAGGGCCCACCAGAAAAGGAAGAGCTGCACGTCCCTGCCGCCGGCCGTCGCCGAGGCGGCGATGGAGCAGGCCTGGTGCAAGCGGTCGTAGTCGCCACCGTGCAGGAAGATGGCGACGCGCTTTCGGGGATCGACCTCCATTGGCCGCGGAATCTACCCGATGGGGCCCCGCCGCGGAAAGGGACGATCAGGGCGCCACGCGGGCGCGCTCGGCCCGGGGAAACCACGACCGCGCGAGGATCGCGGCGCCGACGGTCAAGAGCGCGATCGCCGCTCCCGCGACCCACCAGAGCAGCGGCGACGGGTGGACCACGGCGGAGCCGATCGAGACCATCAGGATCGTCCCCGGCAGGTTGCCGAGGCAGGCCGCGCCGAAGACCGTCCGGGCGCGAACCCCCGTCACGGCGGCGACGGCGATCACCAGGTCGGTGGGGAAGACGTAGCCGAGGGTGGCCACGAAGACGAACGCGAAGCCGCGTCGCCGCGCCATCAGGGAGAAGGAGTCGTAGCGGGCGCCAGCGAGGTCGCGGATGGCGCCGGAGCCCAGCCTCCTCGCCAGGGCGTAGACCACCCACGCCGAGAGGAGCGTGCCGCAGAGGGCGAGGGCCACCCCGCCCCACAGGCCCCAGACCAGCCCTGCCGCCACGGCGAAGAGCGAGCCCGAGACCACGACGAAGAGGGGTCTCGCCGCTGCGGCGGCGAGATAGCCGGCGAGGCCCAGAGCGCCCAGCGCGATCACCTGTCGCTGGATGGCCTGCGGCGTGAATCCTTCGGAGCCGCCGAAGATCGAGACGGCGGCGATCCCCATCCCGAGGATCCCCGCCAACATGAGCAGACCGCGCCAGCTCCGCGGCGAGATCCGCTTCAGCCCGCTCTTGAGCCGCCCTCCCACCCCAGCAGCTTGACCACGCTCGGTCCGGATCGCAGCCGACAGGCAGGGGGAACTTCAACATCCGCCAGGCTGCCCGCCGGAGCCTCGAGCAGGCAGGGCGGCCCCAGCCTGCCAGGCAGCACTCCTGCCGGAGGTGCATCCCCTTCGATCGGCGAGGCCGCCCATCGGGCGGCCTCTTGCCGGAGCTGCACCTGCGAGCGCGAGAATTCCCTCACGAGCTCGCTCGGCGCAGCGCCTGGTGCTCGGGTCAGGCGGTCGGGCCGCGCTCTTGCCGATCGTCGGAGGCCATACCCTCGGCGCCTGCGGCGAGCAGGGGCGCGGCATCCCCGGTTCCCTCGGTCGAGCTCGCAGCCGCGTCGGACTCGACGACGGCCACCGCCTGCGGGGCGCTGTCGATCTCGGCAGCCTCGCTGGCGAGCTCCACGCCCTGGTCGGCGCCGGCCGGAGTCCCCTCGCCGCGCCGCGGACGGGCGGGATCGCGGCGAGGACCACGGCGCGCACCCGGCTTCGTCGGGCCAGAGGGGCGGGGCGCCGCGACGTCTTTCGGCGTGCGAGGCTTCCAGCCGATCCCCTCGAGCTCCCTCCAGAGCTCGTTCCAGCGCTGCTCGAGGCCGCCGAACTTGGCCTTCCACAGCTCGGCCTCGCCCTTCACCACCAGGTAGACCCGGTTGTTGGCCTCGGCGCGCCCCTTGGCGCGCCTGGCCTCCTCGCGGGCCTCCTCGCCGAGGCGGCGGGACTCCTGCGCACGCTTCTCGGCGTCGCGCACCCGGCGCTCGGCCTCCTGCACCCGCTCGTCTGCCTCGGTCACCTTGCGGCCCATCTCCACGAGCCGCTCGTCCACCTGAGCGGGCGTGAGCTCGACCGGAGCCGGGGGCGGCACGGGCACGGCAACGGCCACGGGGGCCTCCGGCCGCCTGCCGCGGGGGCGCTCGGCCTCGTCCTGCCGGCGGCGGAGCTCCTCGGCGAGCTGCGAGTTCTCCTCGCGCACCGAGGCGAGCTGCTGCTCGACCTGACGGACCTCGTCCGCCCTCGCGTTGGCGAGCTCGCGCGAGCGCTTCGCCTCCTCCGAGACGTCGTGCAAGCGCTTCTTCGCCTCCCGCAGCTTGTCCCTGGACGAGGAGAGCTCCTCCGACCTTCCCTTCTTGTCTTCGCTCACCCGCTCGGCCGCCTTGCGGGCGGTGGCGGCGTTGGACCGCAGCTTCTCGCGGTCCGCGTTCACCTTTTCGAGCTCGTCTGCGAGCTTGTTGCGAGACGTCCAGCCTACGATGGCAGCGACGAGCGCGGCCACGGCAACGATGATCGTGGTTGCTTCCATTTCGTTCCCGAAAATGACGCCTGACGCCTACTGCGCCGGCTGTTCCGACGCAGGAGGCGGCTGCGCGAGGTAGATTTCCGCGGTGGATACAGCCGCGCCGCCCTTGCCAATCCCGCCGACGACCAGCACCCGACCATCGCCGAGGTCGGTGCAGCTGGTGTAGCCCCGGCCATCGTCACGGAGTTTCTCCGTCTTGTCCGAGCCGAAGGTCGGCTCGGCGTTCGAGCCCTTCGGCGGATCCTGCCACGCGAGGACTTCGGCGCCCGGAACGAAGGCCTGGGTCTCGGAGAACCCCCCGAGCACCAGCGCCCGCTTGGCGTCGAGCCCAACAACACACGGATTCACGCGGGCCCCGGCTTTGAGGCCGAGCGTGCCGGATTTGTTCTGGGAGGGGTCCGTTCCGATCCACTGCGCCTCGTTGGACGCGCCCGACGGCTTGCCGACGCCCGGCTTCCCGGCCTCGGGCGTCCAGGTCTTGGCCCCGCCGATCACACCGAGACGCCTGCCGGCATTCCCGAGGTCGAAGAGAGCGACGCCCGATCGCACGGTCCCGGTCGGGAGCGCAACCGTCTGGTTGCTCACCGTGATGGTGTCGACGTCACGGTTCCAGACGATGAACTGGGACCTGGTCTCCGGCACGCCGCTGTCGTCGATTCCGCCCGCAATCTCGACTGCGGCATTGTTCAGGCCGACGTTCGCTGCGACGTGGTAGGCCCGCGCGAGCTTCGCAGCGCCTTTGACCGGGGAGAAGGTGTTCGCCTTCGCGTCGAAGACCTCGATGGTCTCGACGACCTTGCCGTCGGCGCCGACGCCGCCGACCACGAGCAACGGTCCATTCTCGGCGACCAGCGTGACGGTGTGCCCCTTCCGAGCGTTCTGCAGCTTGACCTGGGACCATGCGCCGGTCGCGGGATCGAAGATCGAAGCGGTGTCCGTGACCTCCTCGACCTGGTCCTTCATCTCGGTCCCGCCGACGATCAGCACCCGGCCGTCGCGCAGGAGGACGCTCTGCGCGAAAGCGTGCGGCACGACCGTACCCGCGCTGGAGATCGCACCGGTCACGGGATCGAAGATCTCGGCAGTGCTGAGGTAACCGGCCCCGGTCCCTGCCTTGTCGAGGCTCGAAAAACCGCCTGCGATCAGGACGCGGCCATCCTTGAGACGGGTGGCGGTGTGTCCTGCGCGCGGGCCGGCGAGGCGGACCGGCTTGCACGTCGTGTCGTTCTCCCATTCGCCCCAGGTGGTGAAGGCGTTGGCCCGGAAGAGCTGCACTCGAACGCTGGGCGCCCCGGAGGACGTCACCTCGAAGGGCTCGGACCGGCCACGGGCCGACAGATTCTTCCCTTCGAAGACGCTGACGGTGACCACCCGGTTCGAGCCGACGGGAACCTCGGGGAGGTCGAGGGCGCCGTCGCTGAAGTTCACCCCTTCCCTCTTGATGTCCGACATTCCGTCGCCGGAGACCACCACTGTCATCGTCCCTTGCCTCGCGGCCAGGTGCTCGATGGTCTCCTGGCAGTCCCTGGTGACGAGCTCGATGTCGAACGAGGACTCGCCGCCGCAGGCCGCGAGGAAGAGGAGCGCGGTGCTGGAGGCACCGCGCAGGATGCGCGAGACGTTCATGAGATCGGGTCCTGTGTCACGAGACGCGACAAAGCGAAGATCGGGCGACTACCGCCAGCTCATGTGGGGAGTCGCCCCGCTGTTTCCACCAGACGCGAGGGCGAGACCGGCGACGCCACCGGCGACTGCCGCAGCGCCCGTCCAGAACCACCACTTCGAGAGGAGGCCGCCGCTGCTCTTCGTCACCTGGCTCTGCTCGAAGACCGTCTCGTCCTCGATGCTGGCGCCACCGGCGAACTTGTAGGTCTTCTTCTGCGGCTCCTCCACCTTCGGGGGCGGCGCGCCGAAGTCCTCGCCGCGGGTCGGGAGCAGGAAATCCTGGGAGGCGACCTCGGGCTTCTTCTCCACCACAGCAGGAGCGGCAGGCTTGGCCGGCGGGGCGAAGGCGAAGTCCTCCTTCGGAGCCGGAGCCGCAGCTGCGGGCGCCGTCGGTCCCGCAGCCGGAGCCGCGGACGCCTCGGGCGCCGTCCCGCCCCCGCC
The Vulgatibacter incomptus DNA segment above includes these coding regions:
- a CDS encoding IscS subfamily cysteine desulfurase, translated to MKTPIYMDNHATTPLDPRVLEAMMPYLTEHFGNAASRSHPFGWAAEEASEQARERVAALIGGSGKEIVWTSGATESINLALKGITEFYKDRGNHVITAKTEHKAVLDTCKRLERSGCEVTFLDVDKHGRLDPEAVRAAITDRTVLVSVMAANNEIGTIHPIREIGAITREKGVFFHVDAAQAAGKVALDVNECNIDLASLSAHKMYGPKGVGALWVRRRPRVRLTGLIDGGGHERGMRSGTINVPGVVGFGMAAEIAQREMVEESARVRALRDRLQQQIVGGLDMVYLNGHPEHRLDGNLNLSFAFVEGEGMMMALKDVAVSSGSACTSASLEPSHVLRACGVEEDLAHTSIRFGLGRFNTEEEVDHVAKLVVEKVKRLRDMSPLYEMAKDGIDLKSIEWSAH
- a CDS encoding protein-disulfide reductase DsbD family protein encodes the protein MRSAVLLLVGGLASAGAVLFLPDLMGQGLSSHQLDASALSSGILGALAVAWLGGVLTSLTPCVYPLIPITLGVFGARQAGSRLKSFGLVTTYVLGMAAMFSGLGFAAASSGKAFGTILANPWVLVGLATFFAVMASSMFGAFELAVPQGLAQRLNRVGGTGFGGAFAMGLVAGVVAAPCTGPVLASLLTVVASSGQPVFGLLLLFTYALGVGLPFFLLGGFSVSLPRSGAWMDGVKSVFGVALLAMAFLYLRDALPALREIFRGLSPHALAGPAIVLVGVLLGAIHLSFHGGARERILKGAGVALVVAGLVLRLGASSGAEGVEWSGDYHGALAQARAEGKPVIIDFYADWCAACKELDKFTYTDARVMDEAARFVTVKVDGTHEDKQIQALYDQYGIQGLPTVVFLDSTGETLPSPRVTGFVEAGNFLELMKGVR
- a CDS encoding protein kinase domain-containing protein, coding for MGSYQIIRRLAVGGMAEVFLGKRVGTGGFEKPVAIKRLLPALAADPKSAEAFLREARICVQLVHSNVVQVLDLGTAANHPYLVMELVDGEDLRRVLNAAATLDLPLGPPEAIHIAALVADALAYAWDAVGPDGTPLRLVHRDVNPSNVLLSMKGEVKLADFGVAKAADGRDVTQGNLLKGKVGYLAPELLHGVTASHASDVFLNGVLLFEILAGRPLFGSARDAGSTLARIAHHDEKTLELPPGAPAELKPILRRTLARDPAARYPHASELSHALHGVLQAKGWRVGREAMARRMGRLFPDRVPLDRDLGPGFPLESAPGAGQPSRSARPPEEAQLRAGGRKRIGELMIDARLITEAQLQTLLARQRQEGGRLGEWAATLDFAPVRSVLQLLAGQLGVSYITDERLLEAVPPPELLARFPQNLALRLLALPVAERDGATFVAMADPADLGKLDLIRFRLGGRVTPIVCTEFGVRRAIARAYGGRADELKWRQLDASDPLSLLTTRVIDFEAQEREHHGHEPSQATRPRAQAGAQPPGVLPPGVLPQGLQPQGVFPGAAQPPAVFPAGAQPPGVFPPGAPPPGYVLAYVPAGLHAEGQPLFLAWQAGAQPQADAPPAPNPAAPDEDLEEE
- a CDS encoding TVP38/TMEM64 family protein, which gives rise to MGGRLKSGLKRISPRSWRGLLMLAGILGMGIAAVSIFGGSEGFTPQAIQRQVIALGALGLAGYLAAAAARPLFVVVSGSLFAVAAGLVWGLWGGVALALCGTLLSAWVVYALARRLGSGAIRDLAGARYDSFSLMARRRGFAFVFVATLGYVFPTDLVIAVAAVTGVRARTVFGAACLGNLPGTILMVSIGSAVVHPSPLLWWVAGAAIALLTVGAAILARSWFPRAERARVAP
- a CDS encoding Kelch repeat-containing protein translates to MNVSRILRGASSTALLFLAACGGESSFDIELVTRDCQETIEHLAARQGTMTVVVSGDGMSDIKREGVNFSDGALDLPEVPVGSNRVVTVSVFEGKNLSARGRSEPFEVTSSGAPSVRVQLFRANAFTTWGEWENDTTCKPVRLAGPRAGHTATRLKDGRVLIAGGFSSLDKAGTGAGYLSTAEIFDPVTGAISSAGTVVPHAFAQSVLLRDGRVLIVGGTEMKDQVEEVTDTASIFDPATGAWSQVKLQNARKGHTVTLVAENGPLLVVGGVGADGKVVETIEVFDAKANTFSPVKGAAKLARAYHVAANVGLNNAAVEIAGGIDDSGVPETRSQFIVWNRDVDTITVSNQTVALPTGTVRSGVALFDLGNAGRRLGVIGGAKTWTPEAGKPGVGKPSGASNEAQWIGTDPSQNKSGTLGLKAGARVNPCVVGLDAKRALVLGGFSETQAFVPGAEVLAWQDPPKGSNAEPTFGSDKTEKLRDDGRGYTSCTDLGDGRVLVVGGIGKGGAAVSTAEIYLAQPPPASEQPAQ